One stretch of Pyrenophora tritici-repentis strain M4 chromosome 4, whole genome shotgun sequence DNA includes these proteins:
- a CDS encoding WD40 repeat protein: protein MPRDWRHSIVDLTNGDDDSDDSDKGSLASLPMVMGPSNTQHVASPTGSRLTNAPRPVPAIARQEAAYPLFPQSTSQPAALPYTNSIASQHTHVGGTSFINLSTSSGAVTMGNSASKYVPMPRHVYAETSASDYAERAPKRMRMDAAGTSSTPSTPSLPMPAPAYTQPITQQANTRHQNGTSIPPPFRNLAPSGSTPWKPGTEGRPPSVQDINRALKTKTRPTPVLGNLDTSTPRTLHISRKSPSSPFARNGAGPDGYVGEPVPLTTSHTQEEARNLPQAPMGQPTYTSYSVFQDARRPEIAMSATSIPGPAQVRPPSATEKASSRPSYFADLAQEPRDEDNDSVISDMSEPPEPVSKPREQTSNVTPHSSRIAPPTMPAHPQPTPGGKSRRKNGTCQFDMAQDHFLIFLKEVKQYKWSDITAEYNKYMPHRQYHSLQSRYSTLLNKRDRSQDPSTLILPPQFASEANIDWANIHPLGPSSKPPRPPLQHNTPRLNFVRNPPTRLQEQVSSRLPIQQAEHDYSSGADSAPRRERTRRAQRVNYTWPKQRGVAADDLDNTPKEAVRSYSSDEVFARSESPPEEDAPLPSKAVAVDNIPVDVEFEVEDAKVGLSLRRKGLRGTSTKLVPYLSASQRSSIQHPTGLDWDQLSSRDWQNEVLHVDFSTAELRIVEKVVSSMKKMSRSRHATLKRQLRETLRSLNEPKMIQLVDELRRQLPLRDRSSIEAFVQDARAGTVAEQPQVKRLAAARPGLAMSSIEKPSTMSMIRERELGRQSRRGWQAASKPLTYQVKNKYMDSLGPAKSWTGASSDIHTLAWAPDGEHFAAGAVAVDDPDSIQYNRPNNLLFGNMTHGTIHELAEHYKKRERTESGANSSHAMFASQDPKLYTTVSAVAFSTTGRFMYSAGYDEHIGIWHTDTDSVQPILGAKLNVRAQIDILSVNRTHEGILATAARSVDEKAIRLLKIDAEEPSRFEKRSFHSNKAVSRADLKILPTALQFEPKYGNYLLAGFGANTRESALDMTGDLCLWDIETQTSLYIHGSNKNVFDVEFNPNRTNMPLFAVGCVAGASVNRGTRSLIRLYDVNGPEKFSCPLEFECKALDMNDVVWCPYDEHLIAAGCTDGRAYIWDIRWPDDPLRVLSHGESLMPLQEGVKHEVTDTGVRFLSWGENATRLYSGSSDGVVKVWDVTRAEENTFIKDLITTDSGIMSGAFSADYSKLLVGEVNGSVNLLEVGRNNTSLKETERLRYMPYEDDEQDEIQDAAGDITRSIPDSGIAEANHLLDNNQLQLVPMGSLPIRQAIQGPNYTGPFDNSPDAPFLRAQAQIFQQSLIVPPGPQCNIPACVETPPTITSEQIGDSGRSLDRVPDELRRQWKTDVSKLGLVPGRARCTSCGRPARPSPSDDVTAEIEGSVMCERCSFSCFRCAATNSVKPATTTLSCGLCGGVWDIGVLGYECVREPHRSVASVQNVPSLRRWGREAYEEYLEEDETGYGDDDNALSEWFLGLGI from the coding sequence ATGCCTAGAGACTGGCGACATTCAATAGTCGACCTTACAAACGGCGACGACGATAGTGATGACAGCGATAAAGGTTCACTGGCTTCGTTACCCATGGTCATGGGCCCTTCCAACACCCAACATGTCGCATCGCCCACAGGTTCGCGACTGACGAATGCGCCCCGGCCCGTGCCTGCCATAGCGCGACAAGAAGCTGCATACCCACTTTTCCCACAAAGCACATCGCAGCCCGCTGCGCTCCCATACACAAACTCTATAGCGTCACAGCATACACACGTTGGAGGTACATCGTTCATAAACTTGAGCACGTCGTCGGGCGCGGTCACTATGGGGAATAGCGCAAGCAAATATGTGCCTATGCCAAGGCATGTATATGCTGAGACAAGTGCATCAGACTACGCTGAGAGGGCGCCAAAGAGGATGCGAATGGATGCTGCAGGCACCTCGTCAACACCAAGCACTCCGAGCTTACCTATGCCCGCTCCAGCGTATACACAACCAATAACGCAGCAGGCAAACACGAGGCATCAGAACGGAACGTCTATACCGCCGCCTTTTCGAAACCTCGCTCCTAGTGGCTCTACGCCCTGGAAACCTGGGACCGAGGGCAGGCCTCCTTCTGTTCAAGACATCAACCGAGCGCtgaagacgaagacgagaCCGACACCTGTCCTTGGAAACTTGGACACGAGCACTCCACGTACACTGCATATCAGTCGGAAATCCCCGAGTAGTCCTTTCGCACGAAATGGAGCAGGTCCTGATGGATATGTTGGTGAGCCTGTTCCGTTGACAACATCGCACACACAAGAGGAGGCGCGAAACTTGCCGCAGGCTCCCATGGGGCAACCTACATATACCTCATACTCCGTTTTCCAAGATGCACGGAGACCAGAGATCGCCATGAGCGCAACAAGTATACCAGGTCCAGCACAGGTCCGTCCTCCGTCGGCCACAGAAAAGGCCTCGTCAAGACCAAGCTACTTTGCTGACCTTGCCCAGGAGCCGCGAGACGAGGACAATGATAGTGTCATTTCAGATATGTCGGAACCCCCAGAACCAGTCTCAAAGCCTCGGGAACAGACTAGCAATGTTACGCCCCATTCGTCGCGGATAGCTCCACCCACCATGCCAGCGCATCCTCAGCCCACTCCAGGAGGAAAATCTCGGCGCAAGAACGGCACCTGTCAATTCGACATGGCTCAAGATCACTTTCTAATCTTCTTGAAAGAAGTCAAGCAATACAAATGGTCAGACATCACCGCGGAGTACAACAAGTACATGCCTCATCGACAATATCATTCACTGCAGTCGCGTTACTCCACGCTTTTGAATAAAAGAGACCGATCGCAAGATCCGTCCACTCTCATCTTGCCCCCTCAATTTGCTTCAGAAGCGAACATCGACTGGGCAAATATTCACCCACTCGGCCCTTCCTCCAAGCCACCCAGGCCACCCCTACAGCATAATACACCGCGCTTAAATTTTGTACGTAACCCACCTACCCGGCTTCAGGAGCAAGTTTCGAGCCGGCTGCCTATCCAGCAGGCTGAACATGACTACTCTTCCGGTGCAGACTCTGCGCCTCGACGTGAGCGAACACGCCGTGCGCAACGGGTAAATTATACCTGGCCAAAACAACGAGGTGTCGCAGCAGACGACCTGGACAACACGCCTAAGGAGGCCGTTCGAAGCTATTCAAGTGATGAAGTTTTTGCAAGGTCTGAATCGCctccagaagaagacgcTCCTCTACCTAGCAAAGCCGTCGCTGTAGATAATATCCCAGTAGATGTCGAATTCGAGGTAGAAGACGCAAAAGTAGGATTGAGTTTACGGAGAAAGGGCTTGCGCGGTACATCGACTAAGCTCGTGCCCTACTTAAGTGCTTCGCAGCGTTCCTCAATACAACACCCAACTGGCCTGGATTGGGATCAGCTATCTAGTCGCGATTGGCAAAACGAAGTCTTGCATGTTGATTTCAGCACGGCTGAACTCAGGATAGTAGAGAAAGTGGTGTCGTCAATGAAGAAAATGTCGAGGTCTAGACATGCTACTTTGAAAAGGCAGCTCAGGGAAACCCTCAGAAGCTTGAACGAACCCAAGATGATACAGCTGGTGGACGAGCTTCGACGACAATTGCCCCTTCGGGATAGGTCCAGTATTGAGGCGTTTGTACAGGACGCCAGGGCAGGCACCGTCGCCGAACAACCACAGGTCAAAAGGCTTGCAGCTGCTCGCCCTGGGCTCGCAATGAGTTCCATTGAGAAGCCATCCACCATGTCCATGATACGAGAACGTGAGCTGGGCCGCCAATCACGAAGGGGTTGGCAAGCCGCGTCAAAGCCTCTCACATATCAGGTTAAAAACAAGTACATGGATAGCCTAGGCCCAGCAAAAAGTTGGACAGGTGCGTCGAGCGATATACACACCCTGGCCTGGGCACCGGATGGCGAGCACTTTGCAGCTGGTGCGGTTGCAGTCGACGATCCCGACTCGATACAGTATAATCGGCCCAACAATCTTTTGTTTGGGAATATGACGCATGGCACGATACACGAACTGGCCGAACACTACAAGAAGCGTGAGAGGACGGAGAGTGGTGCAAACTCTAGCCACGCCATGTTTGCTTCGCAAGATCCGAAGTTGTACACGACAGTCAGTGCCGTTGCCTTTTCAACTACTGGCAGATTCATGTACTCCGCAGGATATGATGAGCATATAGGCATCTGGCATACGGATACCGACTCTGTCCAGCCCATCTTAGGTGCGAAGCTCAATGTTCGAGCGCAAATCGACATTCTATCAGTCAATCGTACGCATGAAGGCATCTTGGCAACTGCAGCGAGGTCTGTCGATGAGAAAGCCATCAGGCTGCTAAAAATTGACGCAGAGGAACCGTCGCGGTTCGAAAAGAGGAGTTTTCACTCTAACAAGGCCGTCTCACGTGCAGATTTGAAGATTCTCCCAACAGCTTTACAATTTGAACCGAAATACGGCAATTATTTACTTGCAGGCTTTGGTGCCAACACCAGAGAATCCGCCTTGGATATGACGGGCGACCTTTGTCTGTGGGACATTGAAACTCAAACTTCACTCTATATCCACGGTTCCAACAAGAACGTGTTCGACGTTGAGTTCAATCCGAACCGCACTAACATGCCATTGTTCGCTGTGGGATGTGTGGCAGGAGCTAGCGTCAACAGAGGCACCCGCTCTCTCATTCGTCTATATGATGTCAATGGTCCCGAAAAGTTTAGTTGTCCCCTCGAGTTCGAATGCAAAGCGCTTGATATGAACGACGTCGTATGGTGTCCATATGATGAGCATCTTATCGCGGCTGGATGCACGGATGGTCGGGCATACATCTGGGATATTCGGTGGCCCGATGATCCACTCCGTGTTCTTTCCCATGGAGAATCTTTGATGCCGCTACAAGAGGGTGTGAAGCATGAGGTCACAGATACAGGTGTGCGATTCTTGTCCTGGGGCGAGAACGCAACAAGGTTGTACTCTGGTTCTTCGGACGGCGTGGTCAAAGTCTGGGACGTCACACGTGCGGAGGAGAATACTTTCATCAAGGATCTGATTACGACAGACTCCGGTATTATGTCGGGTGCTTTCAGTGCAGATTACAGCAAGCTCCTGGTGGGCGAAGTCAACGGCTCCGTCAATTTGCTCGAGGTAGGCAGAAACAATACATCGCTCAAAGAGACAGAGAGACTACGCTACATGCCATACGAAGACGACGAGCAAGACGAGATCCAGGATGCCGCCGGGGACATTACGCGCTCCATCCCCGACTCTGGTATCGCAGAAGCCAATCACCTCCTTGACAATAACCAGTTACAACTCGTACCCATGGGTAGCTTACCTATCCGACAAGCCATTCAAGGACCGAATTACACTGGCCCCTTCGACAATAGCCCCGACGCACCCTTCCTCCGTGCCCAGGCTCAGATCTTCCAGCAAAGCCTCATCGTCCCGCCCGGCCCACAATGCAATATTCCGGCCTGCGTAGAGACCCCACCCACAATCACCAGCGAACAAATCGGCGATTCAGGGAGAAGTCTGGATCGTGTCCCTGATGAGTTACGTCGCCAATGGAAAACGGACGTCTCCAAACTAGGTCTTGTACCTGGACGAGCGAGATGCACATCCTGCGGCCGCCCTGCGAGACCTTCGCCTAGCGACGATGTAACTGCTGAAATCGAGGGCAGTGTAATGTGTGAACGTTGCAGCTTCTCTTGCTTTCGCTGCGCAGCTACGAATTCGGTGAAGCCAGCGACTACAACACTGAGCTGTGGATTGTGTGGTGGCGTGTGGGATATTGGCGTCTTAGGGTACGAATGTGTCCGTGAACCGCATAGGAGTGTGGCATCGGTGCAAAACGTACCCAGTCTGCGACGGTGGGGCAGGGAGGCGTATGAAGAGTATCTAGAAGAGGACGAGACAGGGTATGGTGATGATGATAATGCGTTGAGTGAATGGTTCTTGGGATTGGGAATATGA
- a CDS encoding PAP2 domain containing protein, with protein sequence MANFTPVRLPKVEEDEVYNKNYILYWNNVGLDLNRVTHTLGGPQTGPPISARALGMLQLAIHDAYFTIKPSADFTTFLTPNAEIDAYRLPDPTHSDDARQAVAGAAVTMLSMLYMRPAEMPRPSPISNDTYTQLEYIIESSMTNAPGGCNTVSYSFNFGKAVATKFFDLLFHEEGANQRGYTPTFAPFKFNDEPTHPVDLVPEDANEPGGNIVPRRQYHAPFYGTRAKRFATQTDHIIADPPGIRSGAGEVTEYDDAIREVYAMGGAASLNTTKRTPHQTVQGMFWAYDGAKLIGTPPRLYNQIIRKIAVAYKQEDNLAESEINNADFARLLALVNVAMADAGIFSWKEKWQFEFWRPLSGVRADSLRDPKLVDRGDPFWLTLGAPATNSDSLPFKPPFPAYPSGHATFGGAAFQMVRKYYNGRPGLGSWADDEPDNIAVEFVSEELNGISRDLRQPHDPKRDITDQPGTVRTRLPRHFSSCWEMMFENAVSRIFLGVHWRFDAAAAKDILVPTTKKDVYAVDDKGASLFKNVEDIRYRTKSTREGFEGKYPIGGVPLGIEIANEIFDNGLVPTPPELQPVVQGMPQPTPQPPQHQGPPRKMEKLPKPKDEDQVPMMDVEP encoded by the coding sequence ATGGCAAATTTCACTCCTGTTCGGCTTCCTAAGGTCGAGGAAGATGAGGTGTACAATAAGAACTACATCCTCTACTGGAATAATGTCGGCTTAGACCTCAACCGTGTTACACACACCTTGGGAGGCCCTCAGACCGGTCCACCCATCTCCGCCAGAGCTCTAGGCATGCTTCAATTGGCTATCCACGATGCCTACTTTACTATCAAGCCCTCTGCCGACTTCACAACCTTCTTGACACCCAACGCCGAAATCGACGCATACCGTCTGCCCGATCCGACTCATTCGGACGATGCCCGCCAGGCGGTAGCGGGAGCAGCAGTCACGATGCTGTCGATGCTTTACATGAGGCCTGCGGAAATGCCCAGACCCTCCCCCATATCCAATGACACCTATACCCAGCTCGAGTATATTATAGAATCCTCGATGACCAACGCACCCGGCGGCTGCAATACGGTATCCTACAGTTTCAACTTCGGCAAGGCAGTAGCCACTAAATTCTTCGACCTGCTTTTCCACGAGGAAGGTGCCAATCAACGTGGCTACACCCCCACATTCGCTCCTTTCAAGTTCAACGATGAACCCACTCATCCTGTTGACCTTGTCCCCGAGGACGCCAACGAGCCCGGTGGTAACATAGTTCCTAGACGCCAGTATCATGCCCCCTTCTATGGTACGAGAGCCAAGCGCTTTGCGACACAGACTGATCACATTATTGCCGATCCACCAGGCATTCGTTCCGGCGCTGGTGAGGTCACCGAATATGACGACGCTATCCGTGAAGTTTACGCCATGGGTGGAGCAGCCAGTCTCAACACTACCAAGCGCACTCCCCACCAGACAGTCCAAGGCATGTTCTGGGCTTACGATGGCGCAAAGTTGATCGGTACACCACCGCGACTATACAACCAGATCATACGCAAAATCGCAGTGGCGTACAAGCAAGAAGATAACCTGGCCGAAAGCGAGATCAACAACGCCGACTTTGCTCGTCTCCTCGCTCTGGTGAACGTGGCTATGGCTGATGCAGGCATCTTCTCCTGGAAGGAAAAGTGGCAGTTTGAGTTCTGGCGCCCGCTTTCCGGTGTCCGCGCCGATAGTCTTCGTGACCCTAAACTTGTAGACCGTGGCGACCCATTCTGGCTTACGCTCGGGGCTCCAGCTACAAACTCAGATTCACTTCCCTTCAAGCCGCCCTTCCCCGCCTACCCCTCTGGTCACGCCACGTTCGGTGGTGCAGCCTTCCAGATGGTACGCAAGTACTACAACGGGCGTCCTGGACTTGGTTCCTGGGCAGACGACGAGCCAGACAACATCGCCGTCGAATTTGTCTCTGAGGAACTGAATGGAATAAGCAGAGATCTCCGCCAACCCCACGACCCCAAACGCGACATTACCGACCAACCCGGTACCGTGCGTACCCGTCTCCCCCGCCACTTCTCTTCGTGCTGGGAGATGATGTTCGAAAACGCCGTCTCACGCATCTTCCTAGGTGTGCACTGGCGCTTCGACGCTGCGGCCGCCAAGGACATCTTGGTTCCCACGACGAAGAAGGATGTCTACGCTGTAGACGACAAGGGCGCTTCTCTGTTCAAGAATGTTGAGGATATTCGTTATAGGACGAAGAGTACAAGGGAGGGATTTGAGGGTAAATACCCCATTGGTGGTGTACCCCTGGGTATTGAGATCGCGAATGAGATTTTCGACAACGGACTCGTGCCTACGCCGCCGGAATTGCAGCCTGTGGTGCAGGGTATGCCGCAGCCTACACCGCAGCCTCCGCAGCATCAGGGGCCACCAAGGAAGATGGAGAAGTTGCCAAAGCCGAAGGATGAGGATCAGGTTCCTATGATGGATGTGGAGCCCTAG
- a CDS encoding Far-17a-AIG1 domain containing protein, translated as MFTYKAWGIPNTGFDPSYSFVRSHFVSPVVLACIRALLSIYCFATIIISYSWLAHKTAVFKLKDVNIGSYSVQHSNAAIGQSFSFFTYLTFWSLGFYFMISSVHTFMYAFRKRTWLYNWPKALQLLHSMYYSTMTSLPFLVTIVFWGTMNSGWPPGRFEQWHNLSVHALNSVFAAAEITLSATEPLPWNHLSIVLGILSMYLGLAYLTQYAQGFYVYEWMNPAHGNVSIILHVLGYAGGMIVLFAIARYAIVLRNMLAGRIQESKDEILSEKLYQVSAGSENSWTTKIGVVKPTPMRVRKKADFDEYQV; from the coding sequence ATGTTCACATACAAAGCCTGGGGCATACCAAACACTGGATTCGATCCATCCTACTCATTCGTTCGCTCGCACTTTGTATCGCCAGTCGTACTCGCCTGCATTCGCGCCCTGCTAAGCATATACTGTTTCGCAACCATCATCATATCTTACAGCTGGCTGGCGCACAAGACGGCTGTCTTCAAACTCAAAGACGTCAACATCGGCTCGTACAGCGTCCAACACAGCAATGCGGCAATTGGACAGTCTTTCAGCTTCTTCACGTACCTCACCTTCTGGTCACTGGGCTTCTATTTTATGATATCGAGCGTACACACCTTCATGTATGCGTTTCGGAAAAGGACGTGGCTGTACAACTGGCCCAAGGCATTACAGTTACTGCACAGCATGTACTACTCCACTATGACGTCACTGCCTTTTCTGGTAACCATCGTTTTTTGGGGTACGATGAACTCTGGATGGCCGCCTGGACGCTTCGAACAATGGCACAATCTTTCCGTTCATGCCCTCAACAGCGTCTTCGCTGCTGCGGAAATCACCCTTTCCGCTACTGAGCCTCTGCCATGGAACCACCTTTCCATCGTACTCGGGATTCTATCAATGTACCTCGGACTTGCGTACCTTACTCAGTATGCGCAGGGATTTTATGTTTATGAATGGATGAACCCAGCGCATGGAAATGTGTCTATCATCCTTCATGTGCTTGGATATGCGGGTGGCATGATTGTTTTGTTTGCGATAGCCAGGTACGCTATAGTACTGAGGAACATGCTGGCGGGGAGGATACAGGAGAGCAAGGATGAAATACTCAGCGAGAAGCTGTATCAGGTTAGTGCAGGGTCGGAAAACTCCTGGACGACAAAGATTGGGGTCGTAAAGCCAACGCCCATGCGGGTGCGGAAGAAGGCAGATTTTGACGAGTATCAAGTCTGA